A single genomic interval of Lepisosteus oculatus isolate fLepOcu1 chromosome 12, fLepOcu1.hap2, whole genome shotgun sequence harbors:
- the en1a gene encoding homeobox protein engrailed-1a has product MEEHKDSSSRDSSEGESVSLSPNLPSPPILPHPAAQQAHRTTNFFIDNILRPDFGCKKELGNRDRAQTSGRENVNPLVIRPSHPSTLCQDSNCSSDSTSSSSSSPSPASKQSPSKPGEGNGTNTAKYGENNPSLMVMSANNGGTAATKESQPLLWPAWVYCTRYSDRPSSGPRTRKLKKKKNEKEDKRPRTAFTAEQLQRLKAEFQANRYITEQRRQSLAQELNLNESQIKIWFQNKRAKIKKANGFKNGLALQLMAQGLYNHSTTTVQEDKDDSE; this is encoded by the exons ATGGAAGAGCACAAGGATTCAAGTAGCCGGGATTCTAGCGAAGGGGAGAGCGTCTCGCTGTCCCCGAATCTGCCCTCCCCGCCGATCCTGCCTCACCCGGCAGCGCAGCAGGCTCACCGAACCACCaactttttcattgacaacatcCTGCGGCCGGACTTTGGGTGCAAGAAGGAGCTCGGGAACAGGGACCGAGCGCAGACCTCCGGCAGGGAGAACGTGAACCCTTTGGTCATCAGGCCGTCTCACCCGAGCACGCTGTGCCAGGATTCAAACTGCAGCAGTGACAGCACCTCTTCCTCGTCCTCCTCGCCCTCGCCGGCGTCGAAACAGAGCCCGTCGAAGCCGGGCGAAGGAAATGGAACTAACACGGCCAAATACGGCGAGAATAACCCCTCTCTTATGGTTATGAGCGCGAATAATGGAGGAACGGCGGCGACTAAAGAATCTCAGCCGCTACTATGGCCTGCCTGGGTATATTGCACAAGGTATTCAGACAGACCATCATCTG GCCCAAGGACACGAAaattgaaaaagaagaaaaatgagaaGGAAGACAAGCGACCTAGAACCGCTTTTACAGCCGAGCAGCTGCAAAGACTTAAAGCGGAGTTTCAAGCCAATCGGTACATcacagagcagaggagacagtCTCTGGCCCAGGAACTCAACCTCAACGAGTCACAGATCAAGATCTGGTTCCAGAACAAGAGGGCTAAGATCAAGAAAGCCAATGGCTTCAAGAACGGTCTGGCCCTGCAGCTCATGGCCCAGGGACTTTACAATCACTCGACCACCACAGTTCAGGAAGACAAAGACGACAGCGAATGA